From Nicotiana tabacum cultivar K326 chromosome 22, ASM71507v2, whole genome shotgun sequence, one genomic window encodes:
- the LOC107769689 gene encoding uncharacterized protein LOC107769689, with product MESAAGGSGNSSSLRTLMFNDKIDTPNLGDFLRVKENNNNTTAGLTLGAVLSNKPECSSSSSPVHSSNRTLLDIIQEDPNSSRKTRKTWKHFRNKLRLKRAADTWTSNISIQQGNNNPIVMSRRLSPRSPPPLDDVTYQEDLPVENFGQREISASGSQRILRRISSRNETAEEEESEGENAGGDEPVRMSLMALLAENDGDGSAYMIGDGDEEEDEEEEEVDDNGVPGAGVGAGAVGEYNNCCVCMVRHKGAAFIPCGHTFCRLCCRELWVQRGNCPLCNNLILEVLDIF from the coding sequence ATGGAAAGCGCCGCTGGTGGCAGCGGCAACAGTAGTAGCCTAAGAACATTGATGTTCAATGATAAAATTGATACTCCTAACCTCGGAGACTTCCTCAGAGtcaaagaaaacaacaacaatactACAGCAGGTCTTACGTTAGGCGCTGTGTTGAGCAACAAACCAgaatgttcttcttcttcttcccctgTCCATTCCTCCAACAGAACTCTTCTTGATATCATTCAAGAGGATCCCAACAGCAGCAGAAAAACTCGAAAAACTTGGAAACATTTCAGGAACAAACTCCGTCTTAAACGTGCTGCCGACACATGGACTTCTAACATTTCCATTCAACAGGGTAATAACAATCCGATAGTTATGTCTCGGAGGTTGTCCCCTCGGTCACCTCCTCCCCTCGATGATGTTACTTACCAAGAGGACCTGCCCGTTGAAAATTTCGGTCAGCGGGAGATTTCGGCATCTGGGTCACAAAGAATATTGCGAAGAATTTCGAGCAGAAATGAAACTGCAGAAGAGGAAGAAAGTGAAGGGGAAAATGCTGGAGGAGATGAACCGGTGAGGATGTCATTAATGGCGTTATTAGCAGAGAATGATGGAGATGGGTCAGCTTATATGATAGGAGATGgagacgaagaagaagatgaagaggagGAAGAGGTTGATGATAATGGAGTTCCCGGCGCCGGTGTCGGTGCCGGTGCGGTCGGAGAATATAACAACTGTTGTGTTTGTATGGTGAGACATAAGGGTGCTGCGTTTATACCATGTGGACATACATTTTGCAGGTTGTGTTGTAGGGAGCTTTGGGTTCAAAGGGGTAATTGTCCTCTCTGCAACAATTTGATTTTGGAAGTTCTCGACATTTTCTGA